One window from the genome of Dyadobacter sp. CECT 9275 encodes:
- a CDS encoding FecR family protein: MKTPHENISDELLARYLGQTASESEINLVTTWLKESPQNQAELEGYRIIWESSAAKTSATRKIDTDAAWNKIHSKMKYVPNSLEISVTEIPVTAYPSWTRNFRSIGIAAAVSLLAIACGWYFIQITKSPEMVLVSTQNATQETVLPDGTKIFLNYNSSVSYPEGLTGDSRAVTLKGEAFFDVKPDASRPFLIEANGTTVRVLGTSFNVKAYADKPVRVDVATGKVGVSKNGHKIELTKGESAQVSNDTIQSLRANSNLFGYRTQVYDFNAVNLAEVVSSIREGYHADVRLAKSSLSECRLTIRFEKEPLDATLAVIAETLDLELRKEGNTYWLEGNGCK, from the coding sequence ATGAAAACACCTCATGAAAATATATCGGACGAGTTGCTGGCAAGGTACCTGGGGCAAACTGCTTCCGAAAGTGAAATAAATCTGGTAACAACCTGGCTAAAGGAATCACCACAAAACCAGGCCGAATTGGAGGGTTACAGGATCATCTGGGAAAGTTCTGCCGCCAAAACATCTGCAACCAGGAAAATAGATACCGACGCTGCCTGGAATAAAATTCATTCCAAAATGAAGTATGTGCCCAACAGTCTGGAGATATCCGTTACGGAGATCCCGGTTACCGCATATCCTTCGTGGACCAGAAATTTCCGCAGCATAGGGATAGCCGCTGCGGTTTCATTGCTGGCAATCGCATGTGGATGGTATTTTATACAAATCACCAAATCCCCGGAAATGGTCCTGGTTTCGACCCAAAACGCAACCCAGGAAACCGTTTTACCGGATGGTACCAAAATATTCCTGAATTACAATTCATCAGTTTCTTATCCCGAAGGGCTCACCGGTGACAGCCGTGCCGTGACACTGAAGGGAGAAGCTTTTTTTGATGTAAAACCGGATGCCTCACGGCCATTTTTAATAGAAGCCAACGGCACTACCGTCCGGGTACTAGGCACTTCCTTTAATGTGAAAGCGTATGCAGATAAACCCGTCCGTGTGGATGTGGCCACCGGGAAAGTTGGGGTAAGTAAAAACGGGCATAAAATAGAACTGACCAAAGGAGAAAGTGCGCAGGTAAGCAACGATACCATCCAAAGCCTGCGGGCCAACAGTAACCTCTTCGGTTACCGCACACAGGTTTATGACTTTAATGCTGTTAATCTTGCAGAGGTGGTCAGCTCCATCCGGGAAGGATACCATGCCGACGTCCGGCTTGCCAAATCCAGCTTATCGGAATGCCGCCTAACCATCCGTTTTGAGAAGGAACCGCTGGACGCTACCCTTGCGGTGATTGCGGAAACGCTCGATTTAGAACTCAGAAAAGAAGGCAACACGTATTGGCTGGAAGGAAACGGCTGCAAATAA
- a CDS encoding head GIN domain-containing protein, which produces MKTLFSNLIAGALLISSLQSCVYVDSDGVPPRSTSTRTFDFRDFDRLEMGSAYRVHVNYGSEFSVSATGEQKDLDDLDIFVQNHELVVRYKDTWFSDRRRMDIDITMPDLYAVDFSGAVKSDIEDFENLNELKIRLTGASKLEFDGTAKSIDIDVSGASDLYLSGEGRYLDGELSGASRLNSLDYPVEESELNLSGASDARVWVTKLLDVDVSGASSLRYKGDPLVQKEVSGGSTVKRE; this is translated from the coding sequence ATGAAAACGTTATTTTCTAATCTGATTGCCGGAGCACTTTTAATTTCAAGTCTCCAGTCCTGTGTCTATGTTGATTCCGATGGCGTACCTCCGAGAAGTACCAGCACCCGCACTTTCGACTTCAGGGATTTTGATCGTTTGGAAATGGGAAGTGCCTACCGGGTGCATGTAAATTATGGTTCAGAATTTTCGGTATCTGCCACAGGCGAGCAAAAGGATCTGGATGATTTGGATATTTTTGTTCAGAATCATGAGCTGGTGGTGCGCTACAAGGATACCTGGTTCAGCGATCGCCGGAGAATGGATATAGATATCACCATGCCCGATCTTTACGCAGTTGATTTTTCCGGTGCAGTGAAGTCGGATATCGAAGATTTTGAAAATCTTAATGAACTTAAAATCAGATTAACAGGCGCGTCAAAACTGGAATTCGACGGTACTGCAAAATCCATAGACATAGATGTCTCGGGGGCTTCCGATCTTTATCTGTCAGGAGAGGGAAGATACCTGGATGGCGAACTTTCCGGCGCTTCCCGGCTGAATAGCCTGGATTACCCCGTTGAAGAGTCGGAGCTGAACCTGTCAGGCGCCAGCGACGCGAGGGTGTGGGTTACCAAACTGCTGGATGTGGATGTCAGTGGGGCCAGCAGCCTTCGTTACAAAGGTGATCCGCTGGTACAAAAAGAGGTATCAGGAGGTAGCACCGTGAAACGGGAGTAA
- a CDS encoding RNA polymerase sigma-70 factor: MHATDPEIVQAIRRGDEPAFERVFRTYYERLCHYAGSLLKDEDEAEEVVQTVFLTIWEKREDLEITLSLKSYLYRAVHNHCLNRFKHTSVREAHREYTHHFVPQSYESVTEAIYADELQQRIESAVSELPEQCQLAFRMSRFEELKYQEIADQLGISIKTVENQIGKALRILRTALADYLPSLLALIYFFVEQLILLIP; the protein is encoded by the coding sequence GTGCACGCCACCGATCCGGAAATAGTTCAGGCAATAAGACGAGGCGACGAACCAGCTTTTGAGCGGGTTTTCCGCACTTATTACGAACGTTTATGCCATTATGCCGGGTCGTTATTGAAAGACGAGGATGAAGCTGAAGAGGTAGTACAAACTGTTTTCCTTACGATATGGGAAAAACGCGAAGATCTTGAAATTACGCTGTCTCTCAAATCCTACCTTTACCGGGCGGTTCACAATCACTGTCTCAATCGTTTCAAACATACCTCGGTACGGGAAGCACACCGTGAATATACCCATCATTTTGTACCGCAATCCTACGAGTCGGTTACCGAAGCCATATATGCGGATGAATTGCAGCAAAGGATAGAAAGTGCGGTAAGTGAATTACCGGAACAATGCCAGCTGGCCTTCAGAATGAGCAGGTTTGAGGAATTGAAGTACCAGGAAATTGCGGATCAGCTTGGTATTTCCATCAAGACAGTTGAAAACCAGATTGGTAAAGCGCTCAGGATTCTCAGAACCGCACTGGCCGATTACCTGCCGTCCCTCTTAGCACTGATTTATTTTTTTGTTGAACAGCTAATTCTTCTGATACCATGA
- the nadE gene encoding NAD(+) synthase, translated as MPLIKAAAGVVNQTPMAWETNTANIIHAIEEARKQEITLLCLPELCITGYGCEDYFFAPDLAAQALQCLSEIVHVTGGMVVSVGLPLRHNNRLYNAACLIVNRQIAGFYCKHNLANNGIHYEARWFHAWPAGAVESIEVNQISYPIGDIVFDLAGNSSDGVRLAFEICEDAWVANRPGRRHYERGVDIILNPSASHFAFHKFLTRERLVIDGSRSFACSYIYTNLLGNEAGRAIYDGDAMIASNGELLVTSSRFSYQDFLITAAVIDTDFTRLSQVQNRSQLSKDRSWLVKARFDFPDIDPVPQQIAALEAFEKGGALKEEEFARAVCLALFDYLRKSRSNGFTISLSGGADSCACTALCGLMIRLADESIGLEAMKKKLSYIKGIQLAQTEDEIARVLIQNIYQGTKNSSEDTLESARSLAESIGSTFYNISINGLVENYIGLIEEQIGRKLTWEQDDIALQNIQARVRAPGVWLLTNLYNHLLLATSNRSEVAVGYATMDGDTSGSISPLAGIDKHYLRQWLRWLEITGCEVKGKHIQIEGLKKVNSLQPTAELRPLERNQTDEADLMPYDFLNDLERAAIRDKKSPTDAYKSIQVQYKNRYSDNQILSWTERFFRLWSRNQWKRERYAPSFHVDDLNLDPRSWCRFPILSGGFEKELEELREYAGGKAAQGGRKRIGF; from the coding sequence ATGCCTTTAATAAAAGCCGCCGCAGGAGTTGTTAATCAAACCCCGATGGCGTGGGAAACGAATACTGCCAATATCATCCATGCCATTGAGGAAGCCCGTAAACAGGAAATTACACTGCTTTGTCTACCAGAGCTCTGTATAACAGGTTATGGCTGTGAGGATTACTTCTTTGCACCCGACCTGGCTGCACAGGCATTACAGTGTTTGTCGGAAATTGTGCACGTCACCGGCGGCATGGTGGTTTCGGTGGGGCTTCCGCTGAGGCATAATAACCGGCTGTATAACGCTGCCTGTTTGATCGTCAACCGGCAGATCGCCGGTTTTTACTGTAAGCATAACCTGGCCAATAATGGTATTCACTATGAAGCCCGCTGGTTTCATGCCTGGCCCGCAGGGGCAGTAGAAAGTATTGAGGTGAACCAGATCAGTTACCCGATCGGGGATATTGTTTTTGACCTGGCTGGTAATTCATCCGACGGAGTGAGGCTTGCTTTTGAGATCTGTGAGGATGCCTGGGTAGCCAACAGGCCGGGGCGCAGGCATTATGAAAGAGGGGTTGATATAATCCTGAACCCCAGTGCAAGCCACTTTGCGTTTCACAAATTTCTGACGCGTGAAAGGCTGGTTATAGACGGATCCAGATCTTTTGCATGCAGTTACATTTACACCAATTTGCTGGGGAATGAAGCGGGTAGGGCAATATACGACGGAGATGCAATGATTGCCTCCAACGGCGAGCTGCTGGTAACCAGCTCACGATTCAGTTACCAGGATTTTCTGATTACCGCTGCCGTGATCGACACGGATTTCACACGTTTGAGCCAGGTGCAAAACAGGTCTCAGCTATCGAAGGATAGGTCGTGGCTGGTAAAAGCACGTTTTGATTTTCCGGATATAGATCCCGTTCCGCAGCAGATAGCAGCACTGGAAGCTTTTGAAAAAGGAGGAGCATTGAAGGAAGAAGAATTCGCCAGGGCGGTATGTCTGGCTCTTTTCGATTACCTGCGTAAAAGCCGGTCGAACGGATTCACAATTTCGCTATCCGGCGGAGCTGACTCCTGCGCCTGTACGGCACTCTGCGGATTGATGATCCGCCTGGCCGATGAAAGTATAGGTCTTGAGGCGATGAAGAAAAAGCTATCTTATATAAAAGGTATTCAGCTGGCTCAAACGGAGGATGAAATAGCCCGTGTGCTGATCCAAAATATATATCAGGGTACCAAAAACAGCTCCGAAGATACCCTTGAATCAGCCCGTTCCCTTGCGGAGTCTATCGGTTCAACGTTTTATAATATCAGTATCAATGGCCTGGTCGAAAATTACATTGGACTGATAGAAGAGCAGATCGGCAGAAAACTGACCTGGGAACAGGATGACATTGCTTTGCAGAATATTCAGGCGAGGGTACGTGCCCCAGGCGTATGGCTTCTGACCAACCTGTATAACCATCTGCTGCTGGCAACTTCCAACCGCTCGGAAGTGGCCGTTGGTTATGCCACCATGGATGGGGATACCTCCGGGAGTATCAGTCCGCTGGCCGGGATTGATAAGCACTACCTGCGCCAGTGGCTCCGGTGGCTGGAAATAACAGGCTGCGAAGTGAAAGGGAAACATATTCAGATAGAAGGCCTGAAAAAAGTAAACAGTCTCCAGCCGACAGCAGAGCTGAGACCTTTGGAAAGGAATCAGACGGACGAGGCGGATCTGATGCCCTACGATTTCCTCAACGATCTGGAACGTGCTGCTATCCGGGATAAAAAATCTCCAACGGATGCTTACAAAAGTATTCAGGTACAATATAAAAACCGGTACAGCGACAATCAGATACTGTCATGGACCGAGCGGTTTTTCAGACTATGGAGCCGCAACCAATGGAAACGTGAAAGATATGCCCCTTCTTTTCATGTGGACGACCTGAACCTGGATCCCAGGTCCTGGTGCCGTTTTCCGATACTTTCAGGAGGGTTTGAAAAGGAACTGGAGGAGCTCAGGGAATATGCCGGAGGCAAGGCTGCTCAGGGTGGGCGAAAACGGATCGGCTTTTAG
- a CDS encoding STN and carboxypeptidase regulatory-like domain-containing protein, protein MGKSYTLLCLTLLGFFILTFQKARGQQLIEKRISISINNEPLDKVLQKIAELGGFSFSYSPDAIDISKRVSIQASNESIREILTEIFKGKVIFKERRRYIILQKNSVQEEEAKPENFQLNGYIINKKTGERLPNASIFESVTLASAISNEYGYYKIRLPAAPSSIRLEVRKEDFIGISFPVTNRKDTYLPIALLPDTLRPIPGTSPKIIRRTDSLHHKVAVPQYQAPFYTVTENDTTYLSQYNRIRQTYKKVQNEFINAFASAKQTIHTRNIDDTLYRTFQASLLPLIGTNHQLSGNVINDYSINLIAGYSLGVNRMEVGSLINVVRGNVRGFQLAGVSNMVGNNVYGFQYANFLNLTLGTVHGFQGSNFINYAGRNLKGFQVAGAGNVVVGYLEGYQLSAGYNYAHTVRSGHQIGAVNFADSSATVPFGFFSFVKRNGYRRYEVSTDEFNYFNTSFKTGMTRFYNIFTVGFNALAARKPLATIGYGFGTGQPLGKGWAANADLTANAVFIKNQRLDEIPAGLVRLSIGIERKLGKTVAFFAGPSVNIFISDHAGLIDKEGIAIKPTPLDTQPGAAETNYGWIGFVAAVRFCNR, encoded by the coding sequence TTGGGAAAAAGCTATACACTTCTTTGTCTGACGCTGCTGGGATTTTTTATACTTACTTTTCAGAAAGCCCGCGGCCAGCAGTTGATTGAAAAAAGGATTTCAATCAGCATAAACAACGAACCTCTGGACAAGGTTTTACAAAAAATAGCGGAGCTGGGGGGATTTAGTTTTTCTTACAGTCCGGATGCGATTGATATCAGCAAAAGGGTTTCCATTCAGGCCAGCAATGAAAGTATCCGCGAAATCCTGACCGAAATTTTCAAAGGGAAAGTTATTTTCAAAGAAAGACGCCGCTATATCATTCTGCAGAAAAACAGTGTTCAGGAAGAGGAAGCAAAGCCCGAAAACTTTCAGCTCAACGGCTACATCATCAATAAAAAAACGGGTGAAAGGTTACCCAATGCCAGTATTTTTGAATCTGTAACGCTGGCTTCTGCCATCAGCAATGAATACGGATATTACAAAATAAGGCTCCCGGCAGCCCCTTCATCCATCCGCCTGGAAGTTCGAAAGGAAGATTTTATCGGTATATCTTTCCCGGTCACCAACCGCAAGGATACTTACCTGCCCATTGCTCTTTTACCCGACACGCTGAGACCTATCCCTGGAACATCTCCCAAAATTATCCGGCGGACAGACTCCTTGCACCATAAAGTGGCGGTACCACAGTACCAGGCGCCTTTTTACACAGTTACCGAAAATGATACTACCTATTTAAGTCAGTACAACAGGATACGCCAAACTTATAAAAAAGTGCAGAATGAATTCATTAACGCATTTGCTTCTGCCAAACAAACCATACACACCCGAAATATAGACGATACGCTATACCGCACTTTTCAGGCTTCCCTGCTGCCGCTCATTGGGACCAATCATCAGCTCAGCGGAAATGTAATCAACGATTATTCCATTAATCTCATTGCAGGATATTCTCTTGGCGTTAACCGAATGGAAGTGGGCAGTTTGATCAACGTGGTCAGAGGCAACGTAAGAGGTTTCCAGCTGGCCGGCGTCAGTAACATGGTGGGCAACAATGTTTACGGTTTTCAGTATGCCAATTTCCTGAACCTCACCCTGGGCACAGTACACGGTTTCCAGGGAAGCAATTTTATTAATTATGCCGGTAGAAATCTGAAAGGTTTTCAGGTAGCTGGTGCAGGCAATGTGGTGGTGGGGTATCTGGAGGGGTATCAGCTGTCGGCTGGCTACAATTATGCGCATACGGTAAGAAGCGGCCATCAGATCGGAGCAGTCAACTTTGCGGATTCTTCTGCCACGGTACCTTTCGGTTTTTTCAGTTTTGTGAAGCGCAATGGCTATCGCCGATATGAAGTCTCTACCGACGAGTTTAATTATTTCAATACCTCTTTCAAAACCGGTATGACCAGGTTTTACAATATCTTCACTGTAGGCTTCAATGCACTGGCCGCGAGAAAGCCGCTGGCAACAATCGGGTATGGCTTTGGCACGGGGCAGCCGCTTGGAAAAGGCTGGGCGGCCAATGCCGACCTCACCGCGAACGCCGTGTTTATCAAAAACCAAAGGTTGGACGAAATCCCTGCCGGGCTGGTCAGGCTCAGCATTGGTATTGAACGAAAACTGGGCAAAACCGTGGCATTTTTTGCAGGGCCTTCCGTCAATATTTTTATCAGCGATCATGCAGGGCTGATTGACAAAGAAGGGATAGCCATCAAACCAACCCCGCTGGATACCCAGCCGGGTGCCGCCGAAACCAATTATGGATGGATTGGGTTTGTGGCAGCTGTTAGGTTTTGCAACCGCTGA